Sequence from the Pecten maximus chromosome 8, xPecMax1.1, whole genome shotgun sequence genome:
TACTGAAGTCCTTTTTAATTGGGTGTTTGGCACTAAATGACTCACGTTATCGATGGaccgtaaaacaatacaaacttTCTTAAGTGCGCTTAATGTTAATCGCTTTATGCTTATGTGTAGAGATGCACAAATTAAAACTGCGGAAATTATCTAGAATATTGCTCTGAGATATTAATGCACTACTCTTCCTTCTGTTTTGAATAAAAGGCGTTATGGTGCTATATCTATCATCAGTTTACTACATAGAGTTAAAATAAATAAGTGTCTACATGCTTTTACTTGTGAAATTGAATGAGAAAACCATagacaatattacaaataataagAGTTTTAACTTGACAGTGTCATTGTCAATTCCATCAGATGTACGTCTGTTTTAAATTGAACGCCTGATATAACAATAAGTCAATAAACTGTGTCAATATAAGTGTAAatacttaataaaataaaaatactgttGTATTACGCTATGCGTCCTTAGAAAGAAATGATATATTAGCCTTACCTGATATCATCTGGATCTTTCTCACTCATCTTTCGCTGGTCGTATAGATAACCGTAAGTGTCGTTTGTTCCTGGAATTCCGGAATACAAGCTCTCGAACTGTATAGAAGTGACATCCCCATGTATTGAATATATCGCAATGAAGCCAGGTCTTTCTATGCCGACAAACAGTAACATCGTATCTCCTATTTCAGCAATAGCCAAGTCCTCTACCTCTGGACCCTACAGCACATTCGGACAAAAATATCATGCAAAAGCGacacatatttttcaaaagaaagGCTGAACAAACTATATTTAATACTTAGATGagttattatattatattttccaTGCCCAAGCACTTCacgtttaaaaaataaattaagtcACATTTCTTTACACGTCGCTTTTGTAATACACATCTAACAACTATCTTGTTATAATTGTTCAATTCATCTGAAATACTtgtcactgtttatatcaaacCTTGTCGTCAGACAGGGAGTCTTGGGTTTCGGAAACGATGTCGTTTCTGTCTACGCCATTAGCATTAAACAGTGGCTTCTTCTCCTTGGCAATGATTTTTTCAATATCACTTCCACTGTCATAAACTCGTTCAAATGTGTTCAGGTCTAGTATTGATATACTTCTGCCTCCAAACGTGTAGAGCGTGTTGTAAGTATCACCAGATTTCCCGTCTAGGTTAGAAATCTTCAAACGTCCTAAAATAGCACAAATGTAGcttaaatacttttttaatcCAAGTGAAATAAATAGGGAAGTTCATACTTTCTGAAAACGTCTATCTGTTCAAAATACATCACTTACCTAAATGTTCTAATGCATTGAGTGTACCATCGTATCCATTCAAACTGGACCAATGCGCAACTGTCGATGAAGCTATAATGTAAACAGactatttgaaaatatataacaacagaaTGTAAGGTTATATCTTATAAACTGGGAGAGAGGAAACATAACAAGAGGATATGAATTCCCTTGCACTAAAAACTTACCATTGATGTAATTCCTTTTAATTGAGAAAATATCCACATTGTCCAATTTAAATGGAATATatctggggtttttttttatatgagaTACATATATCCTGCATCGAATCAATATTTTTAGTAAGAGTGACCTCAGTTTAACTCCTGGTGGTAGCAATTTGGATAATCTATGAAATTGATAGAGAGAGGACACCGAAGTTCTTTCTAATGTGACCCCAGCGATCTCAATGACCAGATGTATTTtaatacaagagatcccagagggatcttggcgcccaccattgaatgatcttcataggttccatgtcagtttgatcttttctctacttttcccttcattttactaatctgtgcaaattgagacatccctccagtacttttcaaacaagggaatcctagctatataagaaatttgagatttaacgataatggctgtttgtttgccaggttgttttcaggacagactggtccaaaaatgcaatacaagggaccaaggggaacctacttatgtaatttgagaaagatccattcagtactttgagaaatagagataacaaacttcaattgtcaaaatccaagatggcggtctgtcggccatattgttttccaattgatctcaaaatgcaattagcataacgaggcaccaagttgaacctccatatgaaatttgagaaagatccattcagtactttctcagaaatagcgataacaaacttcaattgtcaaaatccaagatggctgcctgtcggccatgttgttttctgattggtctcaaaacgcaatatgcataactaggcaccaagggaaacctacatatgaaatttcaggaagatccattcagtacttctcagaaatagtgataacaaacttaaattgtcaaaatctaagatggctgcctgtcggccatgttgttttcagattggtctcaaaacacaacatgcataacaaggcaccaatggaaacttacatatgcaatttgagaaagatccattcagtacattctcagaaatagcgataacaaacttcaattgtcaaaatccaagatggctgcctgtcggccatgttgttttcggattagtctcaaaacgcaatatgcataactaggcaccaagggaaacctatatatgaaatttcagaaagatccattcagtactttctcagaaatagtgataacaaacttcaattgtcaaaatccaagatggctgcctgtcggccatgttgtttttcgattggtctcaaatcgcaatatgcataactatgcatcaaggggaaccttcattttaaatttgagaaaaatcccttcggtactttcttagaaatagcgataacaaactttaattgtcaaaatccaagatggctgcctgtcggccaggttgttaTCCGattcaaaacgcaatatgcataactaggcaccaagggaaacctacatatgaaatttcagaaagatcccttcagtactttctcagaaatagcgataacaaacttcaattgtcaaaatccaagatggctgcctgtcggccattttgttttccgattggtctcaaaacgcaatatgcataactaggcaccaaggggaacctacatatgaaatttgagaaagatccctacagtactttctgagaaatagcgataacaaaaattgtttacggacggagggacggacggacgacggacgacggaccacggacgcagggcgatttgaacagcccaccatctgatgatggtgggctaaaaatttgGTCCGGAGCATTATTGGCAAACGATTTCTATAAACGGAAGGCGTGGATCCCTTTTGGCCGGAGAGGGGGCCCCAGAAAGAAAAAtggaggtaaatcctttaaatcgctacttgttcAGAACGACTTAAATGAATTTGACGAAATTTAGTATGCTACATACTCGGATCTTGTATAAACGAAGATGTGGCTTCTCTTGGGCCTTAGGGACATTGCCCTATAAGGGTAATTgagatacatattttaaataGCTACTAGTAATGAACGACCAAATggatttgaattaatttttatCTGGAGCATTTATAGGCAATATCTGAAGTTGTATAACTGAAGGTCATGACTCCCTTTAGACTGAAGCCCGATAAACtcctttttgtttttgaaatcaTTCATATCCTCGCCCCATAACCATATGAGGACATTGGACATCAACAAATACAGCTATGGACATGAACAGATACAGTTATTAACGAATTTAACATGACCAGTATGTTGTCGTTTGGTAAAATTCAACCAGATGAGTTGTACAGCCCATCTTTGCTCACTTGTTTACCGTTATTGACCAATGACCTTGCCGGTTCAATGTTATCATTGTtgtaatcaatattttataataagaATATTACAGTCTAAAGTCGTTTTGGTTTCTCATTTTTAGCATTCTCGACACGACTTTGAATCAAAAACAGGAAAAGCCTACATGCGAAAAGACAAACGGTATTTTTGTACCTTGaattggttttgtattgtttaacgtacTATCAACAGGCatgttcatttaaggacgcccTCTCATATGTGCATGTTGTACGCGTGTGAGTGTATGTGTCTGTGTTTGGGGAGTTTGCGATGTGTTTGTCTATTGCTAGTGCgaatctcactgaagcatactgccaaagactTCCAGAAAAACACcctaagggggggggggggggggggttaatcctttatcacaggggcgaatgctcaactTAAGAAAAAAGGGTCAGGTCAAGTagacataaaaaataaataattaaatcaatcaaaatttaACCGGCTCTTACGGTAATCCAATGGTACTGCGtgtacaagttttttttaaattcggTTTTCGATACTTTGTTGTACCGAAAAGGGGTTCTAGCAGAACataatttttgtaatattttgttttataatatatcgGAAGCCAAATTAATTGCAAAGGTTCAATCGTCCGATGCGTTAGTGCAATAACGCTCAAAAGGCCATAACTGTACCGAGACTATTTAATGTCATAGATCATATCAACGCAatcatgtttattgtttatggTATACTACGTACCATTTATAGTTAGCTCAGAAACCCTCGACTGCTCGTTGAACCCTCCAGCACCCTGTATTTTGGAATAGTCCTTAGCGTCACCCTCGTTAGCTGTTACAAGGAAGGGTTTCCCTTTCACATATATCACCTTGATCGAGTCTGGTTGGTACATACCCATCACTGGCCACGGACGAATGTTGATTTCTGCAAGGACGTGTTCAGTATATGGCTTTTGAACATGACATCTATAAGATGACAAAACCCGACATGAGGAAATCAAGGAAAGAATAAATTTGAAACTGCCTGTTTCAGTAAAAGACAACCAGCTTTAATTTGATTGACTACCTTCATTATGGAGGTGAAAGACGAGTGCGTAAGTAAATGGTCAATAGACGGAATTGTCGGGCATGAAGTGGGTGATAGGTAGAGTACTTTAACATCACCATTCCACGAACTTATCCCCGCCGAATTTGACATTTGCAAGTGATGCTGTGGTAAGTTTTGATATTGGTTAACGTCCTGTCTACAGCTcagatcatttaaggacggcctctcctgTGTGCGAGATAAATGCATGATGTGCAAGTGTTTTCAACGCTGTGGCatatgtttgtctccttttATAGCATGAAACTGATGTTATATCTGACTACACTCTCAACAGCTCTTTCTGTTAGATGTGTGGGTACCCTGTATCGAGCTCCACTTTTCACAGAGCATTATGTTTCATGAGGAATACCATCTAGGTTAAAAAATAGAACAGAGTGACCTAATTTTAACGTTTTGTTTCCTTTTGGTACCTGGTAGGGACTAAAAAGGGTTGAAAACTTACTTTCATCTCTGTCGCTTGCGTCAAATTCAAAGTAAGTCCAGTTTTTAAACCCAAGTGGATGGATGTTGGTGATGTTTTGAGTGATCATGTCTACCTCGGCTATAGCATTGTTCTCCTGTGCAAGAAAACGTTAATCTGTTAATAAAGACGTAGTATACTTTATATGATTTCAGATAAACCACACTATCCCCTTATAAAATCTTCAGATTTTACACTTTAACATATTCAATTTTTCAACTTGACAATAGACCTATGTACCACCTGTAGCGATATGTAGGCGACGCTTTCGTCCTTGTTAAATGTGATATATTCTGGCTCCACATCATTGGAGAACGTGTTGTTGTTCTCTCTGTAGATAAACCGGGCTCCACGGGATACCAGGTTCTGCCATCTGTAAAAAAGCACATTTTATACAGTGAAAATTATAAGAAGAAAAGAACCATCTATTTATCTTAATACAATTCGTACTTACATCGTGACGTGAGTATACTGTCTGTTTTCTTATAAAATCATACTTTAGTtaagaatatttaaaaaaagaaaaaggtttAAAAAGACCCGGTTTATGTAGCCACACGGCCtttcacaaatatttcatatatcataTCTCAATTTTAATCGTAACATCCTAGTTTCTCCAGCTATCTTCTCTATCTGAAATGTTTTCGCCAAGGTACCATCTTTTACCAGTTCGATACAGACTGCTGCCAACAATTGTTACAATTGAAGGTTATGGGAGATGCAGGTCGACTTCCTTGCATTTTCAATATATGTCCTTGTAGCTTGTAAATGTCCTTGTTATACGGCAGGTATCGTCAATGATACGGAAGACGCTTATCTTCTTGGAACACGTGTTCATATCATAATTGAACCTTtgcaataattaaaaaaaaaaagcagcaCCGCCCCCTCCTAGATTTCGATTTCTGCTTAATAAATAATAGCATATGGAAGAAGTACAATGCATTTCTCAAAACagttattacatatatgtatgtagcaCTATTAATTTTTCTCCTCCTTTTGATGTATGGATATCAAATTTTGTTCGACTTACTGATCGTTAAACTTTCTGAAATCGAGTTTTGTGTACTGATAATCCCCTTCCACGCCTGCAGCGAATTTAATAATGCCCACAGCACCTTCTGGGTCGACGAAATGAGAACCGTTGTTATATCCCTCCGCCTCTATGGCCACGACTACTGTTTGGCAATCAGATGTAGGATATATCATGTCAGGCAGTGAACCAACTGAAATGGGAGTAACTATACACTATTGAAGTCCGGTATAACATGCATTGTAAACCTTCGCTATGAATCTggtaagataaatgtttatgGAGGGAGAATCGTACGACCTGTCTATTCAACATTGactgaaaatatttgtttgatttattaTCTTTCATTCACAGATATATTGAGGTTTCGAAAATTTTAAGGGAGttatagatatttttatattgttctGAGATATTTCTGCAACTGCAGCGGAGGAAAACATTAGCAGAACATTACCAGTACGATTTCAATTCCCATTTCTAATGGGTTTGGAGATCTTGATGTAAACTTTACCTtcataatagatatataactgaTAACTGGACAGTCACCGCACAGTCAGAATGATGTAGACCAAATTGGATATTGCCTTTGTTTGATATACAACGAATTAATATTGCGTGTTCAAATGAGACATCATATGGATACCTTTAAAATAGCAACATTATTGATTTAGGATTTGATAAGGTGACTTAAATGAAATGATTGGTTAAATgtagtttaacgtcctattagcaTATATGGTCATTTCAACAACTATCATATGCTTACGATATTGCCACTGAGATTTTGCCGTTATTTTGAAGTAGTTCACGAAACCTTTACTTACCTGTGATGCTCTGAACCAACTCCAGTGTCTTTAACGCGGTGTTATATTTCTTATAGACATTAACATAGCCATTTTCTTTGTCTCCATTGTTATCGACTGCCACAAAAAGATAATCACCACAGTATTCGACGTCAGTGAGATCTACATTGTCGAACTGCTGCCAGTGTATAACGGCCGGGTTGGAAATATCTTTGATATCCAACAGGTGTAGAACGTTACCACCTGTGTGAAAATATTCAGTGGTTACATAAACTAAGCTAtagttttaacaaaatatgaaaatgtcagAACAAAAATTCTATGAGTGAAGAGAGGagcaacagccagggtcatacgaggacgggtgtcaaggagacacctatagaAGAAAACAAATCACAGAAAGACGAGCAGggaagaaagaaaagaaatatttaagaTCCGAAGTGTTCAACGAGGGAAAATTTCTTTGGTCTCTTCAATGTCTCTTAAATAGAGGACACGGAAAAAACCCTCAATTCTATTGGAGGCTCCTTTTAGTCGACTTTTACGACATACATGCAGTGGGATACGGCGGGCCTTATTCTAGGGTTCTGCAATGTCCCGTGAACAGAATACACCGGCAAAACCATGTCCGACCCATGTATTGAGATACGGTATGCATATTCTTTCCTCGTTCCCGCATGAATACTATTTAGGTCATTAGGGTGGAAAAATGGGAGCAAACATATAGGTATACATTGGTACACTCACGTAAAGTTTGAAATATACATAGATAAACAGCCTTAAATAACTCAAAACATAAATACGACAACAATATCTCAAATCA
This genomic interval carries:
- the LOC117333300 gene encoding uncharacterized protein LOC117333300 isoform X3, which encodes MCTYVVNCICYMTTMLIGISGFIPPVKKGIHLEKLSTVYLPYRYENNTGQFRYPSGAAEQTAYDPVDQFVYVVGGNVLHLLDIKDISNPAVIHWQQFDNVDLTDVEYCGDYLFVAVDNNGDKENGYVNVYKKYNTALKTLELVQSITVGSLPDMIYPTSDCQTVVVAIEAEGYNNGSHFVDPEGAVGIIKFAAGVEGDYQYTKLDFRKFNDQWQNLVSRGARFIYRENNNTFSNDVEPEYITFNKDESVAYISLQENNAIAEVDMITQNITNIHPLGFKNWTYFEFDASDRDETSSTVAHWSSLNGYDGTLNALEHLGRLKISNLDGKSGDTYNTLYTFGGRSISILDLNTFERVYDSGSDIEKIIAKEKKPLFNANGVDRNDIVSETQDSLSDDKGPEVEDLAIAEIGDTMLLFVGIERPGFIAIYSIHGDVTSIQFESLYSGIPGTNDTYGYLYDQRKMSEKDPDDIRFISAQDSPNHRHLLCSTGSLSGTVSFFLIKGLNEDEVDNSGNCVIDHVRIFSIGLIVLLGKVMESLLGRL
- the LOC117333300 gene encoding mesenchyme-specific cell surface glycoprotein-like isoform X1, with the protein product MCTYVVNCICYMTTMLIGISGFIPPVKKGIHLEKLSTVYLPYRYENNTGQFRYPSGAAEQTAYDPVDQFVYVVGGNVLHLLDIKDISNPAVIHWQQFDNVDLTDVEYCGDYLFVAVDNNGDKENGYVNVYKKYNTALKTLELVQSITVGSLPDMIYPTSDCQTVVVAIEAEGYNNGSHFVDPEGAVGIIKFAAGVEGDYQYTKLDFRKFNDQWQNLVSRGARFIYRENNNTFSNDVEPEYITFNKDESVAYISLQENNAIAEVDMITQNITNIHPLGFKNWTYFEFDASDRDEKINIRPWPVMGMYQPDSIKVIYVKGKPFLVTANEGDAKDYSKIQGAGGFNEQSRVSELTINASSTVAHWSSLNGYDGTLNALEHLGRLKISNLDGKSGDTYNTLYTFGGRSISILDLNTFERVYDSGSDIEKIIAKEKKPLFNANGVDRNDIVSETQDSLSDDKGPEVEDLAIAEIGDTMLLFVGIERPGFIAIYSIHGDVTSIQFESLYSGIPGTNDTYGYLYDQRKMSEKDPDDIRFISAQDSPNHRHLLCSTGSLSGTVSFFLIKGLNEDEVDNSGNCVIDHVRIFSIGLIVLLGKVMESLLGRL
- the LOC117333300 gene encoding mesenchyme-specific cell surface glycoprotein-like isoform X2: MYENNTGQFRYPSGAAEQTAYDPVDQFVYVVGGNVLHLLDIKDISNPAVIHWQQFDNVDLTDVEYCGDYLFVAVDNNGDKENGYVNVYKKYNTALKTLELVQSITVGSLPDMIYPTSDCQTVVVAIEAEGYNNGSHFVDPEGAVGIIKFAAGVEGDYQYTKLDFRKFNDQWQNLVSRGARFIYRENNNTFSNDVEPEYITFNKDESVAYISLQENNAIAEVDMITQNITNIHPLGFKNWTYFEFDASDRDEKINIRPWPVMGMYQPDSIKVIYVKGKPFLVTANEGDAKDYSKIQGAGGFNEQSRVSELTINASSTVAHWSSLNGYDGTLNALEHLGRLKISNLDGKSGDTYNTLYTFGGRSISILDLNTFERVYDSGSDIEKIIAKEKKPLFNANGVDRNDIVSETQDSLSDDKGPEVEDLAIAEIGDTMLLFVGIERPGFIAIYSIHGDVTSIQFESLYSGIPGTNDTYGYLYDQRKMSEKDPDDIRFISAQDSPNHRHLLCSTGSLSGTVSFFLIKGLNEDEVDNSGNCVIDHVRIFSIGLIVLLGKVMESLLGRL